In Aliidongia dinghuensis, one genomic interval encodes:
- a CDS encoding DnaJ C-terminal domain-containing protein: MKDPYKVLGLERDASDSAIQKAYRKLAKLHHPDLNPGKPEAEAKFKEISAAYALLSDPEKRGRFDRGEIDAEGVEQAPRHFYRDFAEQAGSGKYQSGPSFSEEDLESLLRNVFGQRAHGGVPRRGADTHYTLSASFLDAAKGAVRRLTLPDGAALDVTIPAGLKDGQVLRLKGKGAPGTSGGSAGDALIEVSVASHRFFRREGNDIIVELPVTMQEAVAGAKVRAPTIDGPVNLTIAPHSSGGTRLRLKGRGIAGGHQYVELKIVVPTGEEPELEAFLATWQPRHPFDPRAGMEEIR, from the coding sequence ATGAAGGATCCATACAAGGTGCTGGGCCTGGAGCGCGATGCGAGCGATTCCGCGATCCAGAAGGCCTATCGCAAGCTGGCGAAGCTCCATCACCCGGACCTCAACCCGGGCAAGCCTGAGGCGGAAGCGAAGTTCAAGGAGATCTCGGCCGCCTATGCCCTGCTGTCCGATCCGGAAAAGCGCGGCCGGTTCGACCGCGGTGAAATCGATGCCGAAGGGGTGGAGCAGGCCCCGCGCCACTTCTACCGTGACTTTGCCGAGCAGGCCGGCAGCGGCAAGTACCAGTCAGGCCCGAGCTTCAGCGAAGAGGATCTGGAAAGCCTGCTGCGCAACGTCTTCGGCCAGCGCGCGCACGGTGGGGTTCCGCGCCGCGGCGCCGATACCCACTACACGCTCTCGGCCAGCTTCCTCGATGCGGCCAAGGGTGCCGTCCGGCGCCTGACCTTGCCGGATGGCGCGGCACTCGACGTCACCATTCCGGCCGGTCTCAAGGACGGCCAGGTCCTACGCCTCAAGGGCAAGGGAGCGCCCGGCACGTCGGGTGGGTCCGCCGGCGATGCGCTTATCGAAGTGAGCGTGGCCTCGCATCGGTTCTTCCGGCGCGAAGGCAACGATATCATCGTCGAGCTGCCGGTGACCATGCAGGAGGCCGTGGCCGGCGCCAAGGTGCGCGCACCGACGATCGACGGGCCGGTCAATCTCACCATCGCGCCGCATTCCAGCGGCGGCACGCGGCTCCGGCTCAAGGGCCGCGGCATCGCGGGCGGCCATCAGTATGTCGAGCTGAAGATCGTCGTGCCCACGGGCGAGGAGCCGGAACTCGAAGCCTTCCTTGCAACCTGGCAGCCGCGCCATCCGTTCGATCCGCGAGCGGGCATGGAGGAGATCCGATGA
- a CDS encoding RNA-binding protein: MPKGPQGQKRPGDVIGAAIMVGKIATGEITESQEDDGKDPAAKALGKKGGAARAASMTPEQRSEIARKAAARRWGK, encoded by the coding sequence ATGCCTAAGGGACCCCAAGGCCAGAAGCGCCCCGGCGACGTGATCGGCGCCGCCATCATGGTCGGCAAGATCGCCACAGGCGAGATCACCGAGTCGCAAGAGGACGACGGCAAGGACCCGGCCGCGAAAGCGCTCGGCAAGAAGGGCGGAGCTGCTCGGGCAGCAAGCATGACGCCAGAGCAAAGGTCTGAGATTGCTAGGAAAGCCGCCGCGAGACGGTGGGGAAAATAG
- a CDS encoding DegQ family serine endoprotease, whose translation MMDIDPAPQPRRRKTRIALLLALSSALAAGPVSLALAQGAPEGSAPESAAPTQQQPLPSFAPEVDKVLPAVVNISVVEKSDAAPVADEEDAAPDDQQLPGFPGGTPFDDMLRHFFEQQPGRMAPGPRPQVMALGSGFIIDPAGYVVTNNHVVGDAAKVTVVFQDGSEHRAKIVGKDAKTDLALLKIDAPKPLPYVQWGDSGKERIGDWVLAVGNPFGLGGTVTKGIISAKSRSLDSSSYVDYLQIDAAVNRGNSGGPTFDLDGHVVGINTAIYSPNGGNVGIAFDIPSDTAKAVIDQIKAKGHVDRGYLGVEIQQVTPDLAAAIGIDKDGPQGALVASVKSGGPAAKAGVEVGDVIRQVNGQSIDKTRDLPRLIAETSAGTTVRLTVLRHGKPVELEATVGHLDEAKVASADRRDEDGTDHATLGMRLTSLNSALRSRLHLGRDTKGAVITHVENGSAADSVGLEGGDVIERVDGQSVKGPEDAKALLAEAEKTPKKPILLLIDRHGAESFIAMSQTPDGTPDAG comes from the coding sequence ATGATGGATATCGATCCCGCTCCGCAGCCACGGCGCCGGAAGACCCGCATCGCCCTGCTGCTGGCCCTGTCGAGCGCGCTCGCCGCCGGACCTGTTTCGCTGGCGCTTGCCCAAGGCGCACCTGAAGGGAGTGCGCCCGAGAGTGCCGCGCCCACCCAGCAGCAGCCCCTGCCGAGCTTCGCGCCCGAAGTCGACAAGGTGCTGCCCGCCGTCGTCAATATCTCGGTGGTCGAGAAGAGCGATGCGGCGCCCGTCGCCGATGAAGAGGACGCCGCCCCGGACGACCAGCAACTCCCCGGTTTCCCGGGCGGCACGCCGTTCGACGACATGCTGCGGCATTTCTTCGAACAGCAGCCGGGCCGCATGGCGCCCGGTCCACGGCCCCAGGTGATGGCGCTCGGCTCCGGCTTCATCATCGATCCGGCCGGCTATGTCGTGACCAACAACCATGTGGTCGGCGATGCGGCCAAGGTCACGGTCGTGTTCCAGGATGGCAGCGAGCACCGCGCCAAGATCGTCGGCAAGGACGCCAAGACCGACCTGGCGCTGCTCAAGATCGATGCGCCGAAGCCGCTGCCCTACGTGCAGTGGGGTGACAGCGGCAAGGAGCGGATCGGCGACTGGGTCCTGGCCGTCGGCAATCCGTTCGGGCTCGGCGGCACCGTGACCAAGGGCATCATCTCGGCCAAGAGCCGCTCGCTCGACAGCTCGAGCTATGTCGACTACCTGCAGATCGACGCGGCGGTCAATCGCGGCAACTCCGGCGGCCCGACCTTCGATCTCGATGGCCATGTCGTCGGCATCAATACCGCGATCTATTCGCCCAACGGCGGCAATGTCGGCATTGCGTTCGACATCCCGTCCGACACGGCCAAGGCGGTGATCGACCAGATCAAGGCCAAGGGCCATGTCGACCGCGGCTATCTGGGCGTCGAGATCCAGCAGGTGACGCCGGACCTGGCGGCGGCGATCGGCATCGACAAGGACGGGCCCCAGGGCGCGCTCGTCGCCTCGGTCAAGTCCGGCGGCCCCGCAGCGAAGGCGGGCGTTGAAGTTGGCGACGTCATCCGCCAGGTGAACGGCCAGTCGATCGACAAGACGCGCGACCTGCCGCGCCTCATTGCCGAGACATCGGCCGGGACGACCGTCCGCCTGACCGTGCTGCGCCACGGCAAGCCGGTCGAGCTCGAAGCGACCGTCGGCCATCTCGACGAGGCGAAGGTCGCCTCGGCCGACCGTCGCGACGAAGACGGCACCGACCACGCCACGCTCGGCATGAGGCTCACGTCGCTCAATTCGGCGCTGCGCAGTCGCCTGCATCTTGGCCGCGATACCAAGGGCGCCGTCATCACCCATGTCGAGAACGGCAGTGCCGCCGACAGCGTCGGGCTCGAGGGCGGCGACGTGATCGAGCGGGTCGACGGCCAGTCGGTCAAGGGACCCGAGGACGCGAAGGCGCTCCTCGCCGAGGCCGAGAAGACTCCTAAGAAGCCGATCCTGCTGCTGATCGATCGGCACGGGGCCGAGAGCTTCATTGCGATGTCCCAGACTCCGGACGGGACGCCGGACGCCGGCTGA
- a CDS encoding P63C domain-containing protein — protein MADSAETPQSKGGKARAERLSSDDRRRIASEAAQARWSAAAELPEAKYTGVLTLGSASLPCAVLSDGRRVVSENGITNAILGSRSGASKRMKKASAEGGAPIPLFIAPERLKPFITQEMLDGPLRPVAYREGRSTLTGYDPVVLRVVCEIWLKARAEKKLQDQQLDKAQKAELLMRALADVGLIALVDEATGYQKIRARDELQRVLAAYIAPELLPWAKRFPDAFYEHLHRVRGWKYEPGSNARTAYIGKLTNELIYQQLPNGVLDELKQKNPRDPETKRRKHTHHEFLTADIGHPHLERQIVSVTTLLSVSDDWTEFAKLFCKKFPPGPGDLFALKPPDK, from the coding sequence ATGGCCGATTCTGCAGAAACGCCTCAAAGCAAAGGCGGCAAAGCGCGCGCCGAGCGGTTGTCATCTGATGATCGCAGGCGAATTGCGTCTGAGGCGGCGCAAGCGCGTTGGTCTGCCGCCGCCGAACTACCGGAAGCGAAATACACGGGCGTCCTGACGCTCGGCTCTGCGTCACTGCCTTGCGCGGTGCTGAGCGATGGTCGGCGCGTCGTCTCGGAAAACGGGATAACGAACGCCATCCTGGGATCGCGTAGCGGGGCCTCGAAACGGATGAAGAAGGCTTCCGCGGAAGGCGGGGCCCCAATCCCCCTTTTTATTGCCCCAGAGCGCCTTAAGCCCTTCATAACACAGGAAATGTTGGATGGGCCCCTAAGGCCCGTCGCCTACCGCGAAGGCCGCAGCACTCTGACTGGTTATGACCCCGTCGTGCTGCGGGTAGTCTGTGAAATTTGGCTGAAAGCGCGGGCAGAGAAAAAGCTGCAGGATCAGCAACTCGATAAGGCGCAGAAGGCAGAGCTTCTGATGCGGGCTCTGGCCGACGTCGGCCTGATCGCACTTGTCGATGAAGCGACAGGCTATCAGAAGATCAGGGCTCGTGACGAGCTGCAGCGAGTGTTGGCCGCATACATTGCTCCGGAACTTCTGCCTTGGGCCAAGCGGTTTCCGGATGCCTTCTACGAACATCTTCACCGCGTGCGCGGCTGGAAATACGAACCGGGCAGCAATGCTCGGACCGCTTACATTGGAAAACTGACGAATGAGCTAATCTACCAACAGCTTCCGAACGGCGTTCTAGATGAATTGAAGCAGAAGAACCCGAGAGATCCAGAAACAAAGCGGCGAAAACATACACATCATGAGTTCTTAACGGCAGATATAGGGCATCCTCATCTTGAAAGACAGATTGTTTCTGTGACAACCTTGTTATCAGTGTCTGATGATTGGACAGAATTCGCCAAGCTATTCTGTAAGAAGTTCCCACCTGGACCTGGCGACCTTTTCGCACTAAAGCCGCCTGACAAATAA
- a CDS encoding LysR family transcriptional regulator — protein sequence MVHVPRLDLNLFIVFDAIYAEGGVTRAAEKLHLTQPAISHALGRLRQMFDDPLFVRQGHAMIPTPVARSIVDPVRRALRQLEATVTETGRFDPAEAHKQVALGVHESLEATVLPAVMQRLVEAAPLIDVTVQPIDRRRLEGLLADGTFDLALDVFLPLSGDVMHRRVAQDRLVVVARRDHPAIGPTLDLATYLELAHVLVTSRRRSAGAVDAALARLGLKRRIRLRGQYYFAACRVVAETDLLLTMPEYDARLCSRQFGNRILPLPFEMPPIDVHLYWHASTDRDPANQWLREELVRAFAAAPFGER from the coding sequence ATGGTTCATGTTCCGCGCCTCGATCTCAACCTGTTCATCGTGTTCGACGCGATCTATGCCGAGGGTGGTGTGACCCGGGCGGCCGAGAAGCTGCATTTGACCCAGCCGGCGATCAGCCACGCGCTCGGTCGGCTGCGCCAGATGTTCGACGACCCGCTGTTCGTGCGCCAGGGCCATGCCATGATCCCGACGCCGGTCGCGCGCAGCATCGTCGATCCGGTGCGCCGGGCGCTCCGCCAGCTCGAGGCGACGGTGACGGAGACCGGCCGGTTCGATCCGGCCGAAGCGCACAAGCAGGTGGCGCTAGGCGTGCATGAGAGCCTGGAGGCGACGGTGCTGCCGGCCGTGATGCAGCGCCTGGTCGAGGCGGCGCCGCTCATCGACGTGACGGTGCAGCCAATCGATCGGCGCCGGCTCGAGGGGCTGCTTGCCGACGGCACGTTCGACCTGGCGCTCGACGTGTTCCTGCCGCTGTCGGGCGACGTCATGCACCGGCGGGTGGCGCAGGACCGGCTGGTCGTGGTCGCCCGGCGCGACCATCCGGCGATCGGCCCGACGCTCGATCTCGCAACCTATCTCGAGCTGGCGCACGTGCTGGTAACCTCGCGCCGGCGCAGCGCCGGGGCGGTTGATGCGGCGCTCGCACGCCTGGGCCTGAAGCGGCGCATCCGGCTGCGCGGCCAATATTATTTCGCAGCCTGCCGGGTCGTCGCGGAGACCGATCTGCTCTTGACCATGCCGGAATATGACGCGCGCCTGTGCAGCCGGCAGTTCGGCAACCGGATCCTGCCGCTGCCGTTCGAGATGCCGCCGATCGACGTGCATCTCTATTGGCATGCGTCGACCGACCGCGACCCGGCCAACCAATGGCTGCGCGAGGAGCTCGTGCGCGCCTTTGCGGCGGCGCCGTTCGGCGAGCGATGA
- a CDS encoding histidine phosphatase family protein, with product MGEIHLVRHGQASFGAADYDELSPVGHEQGRVLGRWHATVAQRFDLVALGGLKRHRQTAEAWASENPGSPAPADWIVERGFDEYDHREMLLRAHPEAGDLAGLGRWLAENAPSRSAFQAMFAAAMARWMSGRHDAEYREAWDAFRARCLGALEALIAAAGPSRRVIVFTSGGPIAAVCQHILDLPPARAAELNWSLVNGGVTKLLYRPGRLGLATLNGHGHFEWAGDATLLTYR from the coding sequence ATGGGCGAGATTCATCTGGTGCGGCACGGGCAGGCCTCGTTCGGTGCCGCGGACTATGATGAACTCTCGCCCGTGGGTCATGAGCAGGGCCGCGTGCTCGGCCGCTGGCATGCCACGGTCGCCCAACGCTTCGATCTGGTGGCGCTGGGCGGCCTCAAGCGCCATCGCCAGACGGCAGAGGCTTGGGCCAGCGAGAACCCGGGATCACCCGCGCCGGCCGACTGGATCGTCGAGCGCGGCTTCGACGAATACGACCATCGCGAGATGCTGCTGCGCGCCCATCCCGAGGCCGGCGATCTGGCCGGGCTCGGCCGCTGGCTCGCCGAAAACGCACCGTCGCGCAGCGCCTTCCAGGCGATGTTCGCGGCCGCCATGGCGCGCTGGATGAGTGGCCGGCACGATGCCGAGTACCGCGAAGCCTGGGATGCATTCCGCGCGCGTTGCCTGGGCGCACTCGAGGCCTTGATCGCCGCCGCCGGCCCCTCGCGCCGCGTCATCGTCTTCACGTCAGGCGGGCCGATCGCCGCCGTGTGCCAGCATATCCTGGACCTGCCGCCGGCGCGCGCGGCCGAGCTCAACTGGTCGCTCGTCAACGGCGGCGTCACCAAGCTCCTCTATCGCCCGGGCCGCCTGGGCCTCGCGACGCTCAACGGCCACGGCCATTTCGAATGGGCCGGTGACGCCACCCTCCTCACCTATCGCTAA
- a CDS encoding chaperone modulator CbpM, which yields MMKLEAIVARFPDLEVAELTAWVELGWVRPAREAADWQFDGVDQARVGLIYDLRRRLGVQEDTVPMVLSLLDQVYALRATLKAVGAAIDRQPAEVRDAVRAALTEADAP from the coding sequence ATGATGAAGCTCGAAGCGATCGTCGCCCGGTTTCCGGACCTGGAAGTGGCCGAGCTCACCGCCTGGGTCGAACTCGGCTGGGTCCGGCCGGCCCGGGAAGCGGCAGACTGGCAGTTCGACGGTGTCGACCAGGCCCGCGTCGGCTTGATCTACGATCTCCGGCGGCGCCTCGGCGTGCAGGAAGACACGGTGCCGATGGTCCTCTCGCTGCTCGACCAGGTCTATGCGCTCCGCGCGACCTTGAAGGCGGTCGGCGCCGCGATCGATCGGCAGCCGGCCGAGGTGCGCGATGCGGTCCGCGCCGCGCTCACCGAGGCCGATGCGCCATGA
- a CDS encoding acyl-CoA dehydrogenase family protein: MSFDPNPKTRELLARLGAFMEAHVYPNEERYAREVADGDRWQPVPLIEELKGKARAAGLWNLFLPDSDLGAGLTNLEYAPLCETMGRVLWAPEVFNCSAPDTGNMEVLVRYGTEAQKRDWLAPLLEGRIRSCFAMTEPAVASSDATNIESAIRRDGDDYVINGRKWWSSGANDPRCKLFIFMGKTDPDHPDRHRQQSMIIVPRETPGVTVLRHLPVFGYDDAPHGHGEVLFQNVRVPASNMLLGEGRGFEIAQGRLGPGRIHHCMRLIGQAERALEKMCQRTKSRVAFGRPVADQTVTLERIANARIMIDQTRLLVLNAAHMMDTVGNKAAAKEIAMIKVAAPNMACQVIDWAIQAHGGGGVSDDFGLAKAYAAARTLRLADGPDEVHRNQIGRLELKQYN, from the coding sequence ATGAGCTTCGACCCGAACCCCAAGACGCGCGAGCTGCTGGCCCGCCTCGGTGCATTCATGGAGGCCCATGTCTATCCGAACGAGGAGCGCTACGCGCGGGAAGTCGCCGACGGCGATCGTTGGCAGCCGGTGCCACTCATCGAAGAACTGAAGGGAAAGGCGCGCGCGGCCGGGCTCTGGAACCTCTTCCTGCCCGATTCCGACCTGGGTGCCGGCCTCACCAACCTCGAATATGCCCCGTTGTGCGAGACGATGGGCCGCGTGCTCTGGGCGCCGGAGGTGTTCAACTGCTCCGCACCCGACACCGGCAACATGGAGGTGCTGGTCCGCTACGGCACCGAGGCGCAGAAGCGCGACTGGCTGGCGCCGCTGCTGGAGGGTCGGATCCGCTCTTGCTTTGCCATGACCGAGCCGGCGGTCGCCTCGTCGGATGCGACCAACATCGAAAGCGCCATCCGGCGCGACGGCGACGACTATGTGATCAACGGCCGCAAATGGTGGTCGTCGGGCGCCAACGATCCGCGCTGCAAGCTGTTCATCTTCATGGGCAAGACCGACCCGGACCATCCGGACCGGCATCGCCAGCAGTCGATGATCATCGTGCCGCGCGAGACGCCCGGCGTCACGGTGCTGCGCCACCTGCCGGTGTTCGGCTATGACGATGCGCCGCACGGCCATGGCGAGGTGCTGTTCCAGAACGTGCGCGTGCCGGCGTCGAACATGCTGCTGGGCGAGGGCCGTGGCTTCGAGATCGCCCAGGGCCGCCTGGGCCCCGGCCGCATCCATCATTGCATGCGCCTCATCGGCCAGGCCGAGCGTGCGCTCGAGAAAATGTGCCAACGGACGAAGAGCCGCGTCGCCTTCGGCCGGCCGGTGGCGGACCAGACGGTAACGCTCGAGCGCATCGCCAATGCGCGCATCATGATCGACCAGACGCGCCTCCTGGTGCTGAACGCCGCGCATATGATGGACACGGTCGGCAACAAGGCGGCGGCGAAGGAGATCGCCATGATCAAGGTCGCTGCCCCCAACATGGCGTGCCAGGTGATCGACTGGGCGATCCAGGCCCATGGCGGCGGCGGCGTGTCGGACGATTTCGGCCTGGCCAAGGCCTATGCCGCGGCGCGCACGCTGCGCCTTGCCGACGGCCCGGACGAAGTCCACCGCAACCAGATCGGCCGGCTGGAGCTGAAGCAGTACAACTGA